From the genome of Metarhizium brunneum chromosome 4, complete sequence, one region includes:
- the GNPAT gene encoding Dihydroxyacetone phosphate acyltransferase, translating to MPPNDEPADAGSSSAPDLQILGDEITLQPSGYVEPEGGHEGKEEALLNQFASFRAEPLQFLREVSLYVSGQGWRAYNNVIGQPAFYSGFSENMKSMVLSAPLLQERITKLAEDRVAVEVKEGLINKDDKDFGVKCAQRRNALENGLQEVADKMTDDMICKMESKPFIRGAYYMATQLLTRAYHQGIHVSSEEVLRLRKVADFAAKKKQSIIFLPSHRSHVDYVSLQLICYRLGLTLPIVVAGDNLNIPLLGSFLQHAGAMWIRRSFGDDALYTTLVQSYIDTLLQEGYNFECFIEGGRSRTGKLLPPKFGILSFILDSILSGRVDDAIVCPVSTQYDKVIETEGYVTELLGVPKKKENLADFVSGGSSVLSLKLGRVDVRFHEPWSLRKFVDEQLSRLPSIPPGLDTEHHKPDVRAAREKILRTMGYKVLSDINAVSVVMPTALIGTVLLTLRGRGVGLQELIRRVEWLTARIRAKGGRVAHFGNAPTSEIINRGLDVLGKDLVGIVNGLAEPTFYAVDRFQLSFYRNMTIHLFIYEALVSAAMYMHVKRGGGPAMQDISYTELKDQVFFLSSLFRGEFIFGSDGLVTNLDNTLHGLEADHIVRLDRDQSGTVTTIGLSVEERKAGRENYDFYCFLIWPFIEASWLAAVSLMGLSPPPGSNGEIWVEQNKAQNSAQLLGKTLYHQGDLSYFEAVNKETLKNSYTRFEQDQIIHVVKSKDPKIPPRIQLDPEWRPSRDPKTGALVAAGKLWDFTEKIASSRREGKNRRDGATVSVRVLRLTDQLGAKLFAEAVDGEKQGKNKVPSRLSVEEQEAHKKDVRRRRKKLNQRAHL from the exons ATGCCGCCCAACGACGAGCCCGCCGATGCTGGCAGCAGCTCTGCTCCCGATCTACAGATTCTCGGCGATGAGATCACCCTGCAACCTAGTGGCTATGTTGAGCCGGAGGGTGGCCATGAGGGCAAGGAAGAGGCATTGCTGAACCAATTTGCCTCGTTCCGCGCCGAGCCTTTACA ATTCCTTCGAGAAGTGTCATTGTATGTTTCGGGTCAGGGCTGGCGAGCATATAACAACGTCATTGGTCAACCGGCCTTTTATTCCGGCTTTTCAGAGAATATGAAGTCAATGGTTCTGTCAGCACCACTGCTTCAGGAACGCATCACAAAGCTTGCAGAGGACAGGGTCGCCGTTGAAGTCAAGGAAGGACTAATAAACAAGGATGACAAAGACTTTGGAGTAAAGTGCGCCCAGAGGCGAAACGCTCTCGAGAATGGGCTCCAGGAAGTCGCAGATAAGATGACCGACGACATGATCTGCAAAATGGAAAGCAAGCCATTTATTCGAGGGGCCTACTACATGGCTACCCAGCTTTTGACCAGAGCCTATCACCAAGGAATCCACGTGTCCAGCGAAGAAGTTTTGCGCCTACGAAAGGTTGCTGACtttgctgccaagaagaaacAGAGTATCATCTTCCTACCCAGCCACCGATCTCACGTCGATTACGTCTCGCTGCAGCTCATTTGCTATCGCCTCGGCTTAACATTGCCTATCGTCGTTGCCGGAGATAATCTCAACATCCCGCTCCTCGGCAGCTTCCTGCAGCATGCTGGTGCCATGTGGATCAGGCGATCATTTGGTGACGATGCCTTATATACCACGTTGGTTCAGAGCTACATCGACACCTTGCTCCAAGAGGGCTACAACTTTGAATGTTTTATTGAAGGAGGCCGCTCTCGCACCGGGAAGCTATTGCCGCCGAAATTCGGCATTCTGAGCTTTATTCTTGACAGCATTCTATCTGGGCGGGTTGATGACGCAATTGTTTGTCCCGTCAGTACTCAGTATGACAAAGTCATTGAAACCGAGGGCTATGTCACTGAGTTGCTTGGAGTaccgaaaaaaaaggagaatTTGGCAGACTTCGTTTCTGGTGGCTCGTCTGTTCTTTCATTGAAGCTTGGTAGAGTGGATGTCAGATTTCATGAGCCGTGGAGCCTGCGCAAGTTTGTTGATGAGCAGTTATCTCGCCTTCCGTCTATTCCCCCTGGCTTAGACACCGAACACCACAAGCCTGACGTGAGAGCCGCTCGTGAAAAGATTTTGAGGACCATGGGGTACAAGGTGCTAAGTGACATCAATGCTGTGTCTGTCGTTATGCCAACTGCTCTCATTGGCACAGTTCTCCTTACTCTGCGTGGTCGTGGAGTTGGTTTACAAGAGTTGATCCGCCGTGTTGAATGGCTCACTGCCCGAATTCGTGCCAAGGGAGGGCGTGTTGCTCACTTTGGAAACGCGCCCACGTCTGAAATTATCAATCGTGGTTTGGATGTGCTTGGCAAGGACCTTGTCGGCATTGTCAATGGCCTAGCTGAGCCGACCTTCTATGCGGTTGACCGCTTCCAGCTGTCGTTCTACCGAAACATGACGATTCATTTGTTCATCTATGAGGCCTTGGTTAGTGCGgcaatgtacatgcatgtcaAACGTGGTGGTGGGCCTGCTATGCAAGACATCTCATACACTGAACTGAAGGACcaagtcttcttcttgtcctctttGTTCCGCGGCGAATTCATTTTCGGATCCGATGGCCTTGTCACAAACTTGGACAACACTCTCCATGGTCTCGAGGCAGACCATATTGTTCGACTCGATCGAGATCAGAGCGGCACTGTCACCACAATCGGGCTGTCCGTGGAAGAACGCAAGGCAGGCCGCGAGAATTACGACTTCTATTGTTTCTTGATTTGGCCGTTCATAGAAGCCAGCTGGCTTGCGGCTGTCTCGCTGATGGGCCTATCACCACCACCTGGGAGTAATGGAGAAATCTGGGTTGAGCAAAACAAAGCACAGAACAGCGCTCAGCTA TTGGGTAAAACTCTCTACCACCAAGGAGATTTGTCGTACTTTGAAGCCGTGAACAAGGAGACCCTCAAGAACTCATACACCCGTTTTGAGCAAGATCAAATCATTCACGTAGTCAAGTCCAAGGACCCCAAGATCCCGCCTAGGATTCAACTCGATCCAGAATGGCGGCCGTCGCGAGACCCCAAAACCGGTGCCCTCGTTGCTGCAGGTAAACTTTGGGATTTCACGGAAAAGATTGCTAGTTCACGACGAGAGGGCAAGAATCGACGAGACGGGGCCACGGTCAGTGTGCGTGTGCTAAGATTGACCGACCAATTGGGGGCCAAGCTATTCGCCGAGGCTGTGGACGGCGAGAAGCAGGGGAAGAACAAAGTTCCCAGTCGGCTCAGTGTCGAGGAACAGGAGGCGCACAAGAAGGATgtgcggaggaggaggaagaagctgaaCCAGCGGGCACATTTGTAA
- the panC gene encoding Pantothenate synthetase, producing the protein MQRLVAPQIGARAAHGPRRGPSPYMWSRSLRTAVETVPSSPIRVLRAVEQVRRWRRPHTVNYRSVGLVPTMGALHEGHLALIRAAAKENHHVVVSIYVNPAQFGVQEDLSSYPVTWETDTAALAKLDRELADDGANLGRISAIFAPTTPEMYPSGFPGQAVDSKGSFVTITPVAEVLEGASRPTFFRGVATVCMKLFNIVQPERVYFGQKDVQQTVVIRRMVKDLMVPTEVVVCPTERETDGLAMASRNVYLGTRRRDVAIVLNTALRAAENAYRGGHTDRATILGAAQHVCAMMLRAQMDMKPSERAQFEVDYISLADPDSLHEVDAVDVARGAVLSGAVRMSPVEEPYEGEDLGHSGGPAVRLIDNIILPPKST; encoded by the coding sequence ATGCAGCGTCTGGTAGCGCCTCAGATCGGGGCACGTGCTGCCCATGGCCCGCGGCGTGGCCCGTCGCCATACATGTGGTCAAGGTCACTACGGACGGCCGTCGAGACCGTGCCGTCCTCGCCTATTCGCGTGCTCCGCGCGGTCGAGCAGGTCcggagatggaggaggccGCACACGGTCAACTATCGCAGCGTAGGGCTCGTTCCCACCATGGGAGCCCTCCACGAGGGTCATCTTGCCTTGATCCGGGCCGCGGCCAAGGAAAACCACCACGTTGTCGTGAGCATCTATGTCAACCCGGCCCAGTTCGGCGTCCAGGAGGACCTGTCGTCCTACCCGGTGACGTGGGAGACCGACACCGCTGCGCTGGCCAAGCTCGATCGCGAGCTGGCTGATGACGGGGCCAATCTCGGACGCATATCCGCCATCTTTGCGCCGACCACGCCCGAGATGTACCCCTCCGGGTTCCCCGGACAGGCCGTCGATAGCAAGGGGAGCTTTGTCACCATCACGCCCGTGGCCGAGGTTCTCGAGGGCGCCAGCCGGCCTACCTTCTTCAGGGGCGTCGCCACGGTCTGCATGAAGCTCTTCAACATCGTGCAGCCGGAGCGCGTGTATTTCGGGCAGAAGGATGTCCAGCAGACGGTTGTCATCCGGCGCATGGTCAAGGACCTCATGGTGCCTACGGAGGTGGTCGTCTGCCCGACCGAGCGCGAGACTGATGGCCTGGCCATGGCTTCACGCAACGTCTACCTCGGCACTCGCCGTCGCGATGTCGCCATCGTTCTTAATACTGCCCTGCGAGCTGCTGAAAATGCCTACCGCGGAGGACACACCGATCGCGCCACCATCCTTGGCGCTGCGCAGCATGTTTGCGCCATGATGCTCAGGGCGCAGATGGACATGAAGCCAAGTGAACGGGCTCAATTTGAAGTCGATTACATTTCCCTCGCCGACCCGGATTCTTTGCACGAGGTTGATGCCGTCGATGTGGCAAGGGGTGCTGTTTTGAGCGGCGCGGTGCGAATGTCCCCTGTAGAAGAGCCGTATGAGGGCGAGGATCTGGGCCATTCCGGTGGCCCTGCTGTCAGATTAATTGACAATATCATTCTACCGCCTAAATCAACTTGA